From the Vicinamibacterales bacterium genome, the window CCGCGACCGCCGCCAGCAGGCGATCCCCGGCGCGCATCGCGCGCAGCCGCTTGAGCAGCCGCCATGCGATCCAGCACCCGATGACCACGCCGATCGCGATCAGCCGGTTGGTCGGCGGATCGAGCGGACGCCAGTCGGCAAACGCGAAGTACGGTCCCGCGAACCAGATGAAGACGACGATCAGCAGCAGGCCGATCAGGATGACGACGGTGCGTTTCAGAAAGGCGAACATGTCTCGCTCAGCCTTCGCGAAGATGAATGATCTCGACGCGCCGGTTGCGTGCGCGGTTCTCGGGGGCCGACTCGGGACGGTACTTCGGCTCCGACGAGCCCATGCCCTGCCACGTCAGACGGGCGGGATTGTTGATCGCCTTCTTCAGGATGTTGGCGACGCTGACCGCGCGCTCGCGCGACAGCTCGAAGTTGTCGTGGAACTGGAACGATCGGATCGGCTGATCGTCGGTATGCCCGACGATCAGTACGCGGCCCGGCACCTGGTTGAGTGCCGCCGTGATGCGGTCCAGCGTCGCCTCGTAGGCCGGGTTGACGGTGGCGCTGCCGGAGCCGAACAGATCGCCGCTCGGCAGCGTGATCACCGTGCGGCCGCCGTCCTCGTCGACGCGCAGGGCGCCGGCGGCTTCCTGGGGGGCGAGCAGCCGCTTCAGCGTCGGCCCGGCGACCGGCGCGGGCGGCGGCGGCACCGCGAAATCCTCGATGCCGACGTGCGCCAGCTGGGCCTGCAGCGGATCGGCCTGATCCGACAACGCCGACCGGTAATAGACGAACGCGGCGGTGAGGATCACCGCGGCGGCGGCGGCGATCACCCACCACGGCACGTAGCGAATCAGCCGGTTGCGCTGATCCTCGAGACCCCGCCACTTGAGCGACAGCTCGGGAGACGCGGCGCCGCGCAGTCCGCGGATCGTCCGGAACAGCTCGTGCTGCAAGTCCTGCAGCTGTTCCTGACCGCGATCGACCATCTGATACTTGCCGGTGAAGCCGAGCGCGAGAATCAGGTGCTGCAGCTCGAGCAGATCGAGGTGGCGGGCCGGATCGGCCGAGATGCGGGTCAGCATCTCGAAGAACTTCTCGCCCCCCCACGCCTCGCGGTGGAGCGCGACGAGCACCGGGTGCTGCGACCACTCGCTCTGCGCCCCCCAGGGCGTCGAGAGCACGGCCTCGTCGAGCGCGGCGCAAATCGCGTAGCGCGCCGCCAGCACGATCTCGGTGCGGATTCCGGCCGCGCGCGCTTGATCCTCGAACCGGCGGATCTCTTCGAGGACGTGCCGCCGCAGGCCGGCGACGTCCATCGCGGCCGGCGCGCTGCGCAGCTGTCCGGTGAGCAGCAGCAGAGGAATCGCCGCCTGCACGAGCGGATTCAGTCCGAGCCCGAGCGACGCGCGCGCCGCGTCGGGAATCGCCTCGACGTCGGCGGGCCGCACCGCCGGACCGCGGTGCGTCGGCGGATCCGGCATCCCGCGCCGGCCGGCGCCGGGCCTCGGGCGATGCGTCAGATCCGACGGCTGGAACGGATCGTCGTTGTCCGCCATCAAGAATCCTTCAGCCGCGGATCGCCCAGAATTCCATCGCCAGTCCCGGGAAGTCGCCGGAGACGTAGATCGCCACGCCGCCGGACCCCTTCATTTGGTCCCACAGTTCATGACTCTGATCGAGTTCGAAGTACGCGTAGCCGGCGTGGTAGGGGATCTGTCGCGGCGCGACCGGCATCGCCACCACCGGCACACCGGGCAGGCCCTGCCGGACCAGATCGCCGATGCGCTCCGCCGGCGCGATCTTGACCTGCGCCGGGAACCGCTGCCGCAGCGTCTCGGCCGGACCGTCGGCGTGCGCCGCGAGGATGAACACCGCCGAGGTGAGCAGCGACCGGTCGGGCACGATCGCGACGCTGATCCCGAACTTCCGCGGTTCGAGCGGAATCGGGATCGCGTTCTGCGTCATGACCTTGCTCATCGATTCGCGCAGCGACGCAATCACCGGATCGAACGTCTCCTTCAGGTGATCGTGGCGGTACATCGGAAACTTCGGGGTGCGCTTGGCGGTGGTCGTGAAGGTCGCGAGCTCGCCGGCCGCCGCCACGCAGAACCGGTACAGCGCCTCCGGGTGCACGGCCGCCGTGTCGGCGAAGTGCGCGAGCACCGGCTCGTAGCGGTTGATCGCCTGCAGCATCAGGAAGTCGGCCAGCTCCGACGCGGCGCCACGGCTCGTCGCCGCGACGCGGCCGCCGAGCGCTTCGCCGCGCTGGTGGAACAGTCCGAGCAGTTCGGTCGCCAGCGTCGCCAGCCGCGTCGCCGCGCGCAGCTGCAGGATCGTCGGGATGAACGCGTCGTCGAGCACGACCTGCTGGTCGGCGCGGCACTCGACCACCCTCGCCAGCGGGATGCAGGCGTAGGCCTCGGTGACCTCGCGCTGCGGCAGCAGCCGCGTCCTGAGCGCCGAGACCTCGACGGTCGCCGGCTCGCCGCCTCCAGCCGCGACGTTGGCGACCTGGAATTCGCGGACCTCCTGGCGGATCAGATCGTTGACGCCCGCCGTCCGGCCGGACTCGACCTCGCCGGCCCGGCGCAGCGGCACCGCGAGATGGATGCGCTCGTCGCGCAGGTCGGCGCCGACGTCGAGCGGCGGTGGCAGCGGATCGTCGTCCGGCATCCGGAACGGGGTGCCGTCGGGCAGCACGCCGGCCAGGCGGCGCAGGCCGATCTTGCCGATCTTCAGGAAGTCGCGCTCGAATTCGACCTCGGTGAAACCCCAGCTGTAGGGGATCAGCGACTGGCAGCGCGCCTCTACGTAACGCTCGAAATAGCGATCCTGCTGCTGGAAGTGCTGCGGCTGCAGGAAGAGCCCTTCGGACCAGACGACGCGGTTGTGGGCGGACATCGGCGTGTGCCCCACAATCTACAACGAATGGGTCACGATCGCTCGTCGCCCGGATCCGACCCGTCGCGCGACCCGCGCGCGTGGCGCTGCGCCTTGAGCTGCCGGAACTGCTCCTCGTAGGCCTTCCGGAACTGCTCGCCGAACAGCCGTTCGAACGCCGCCTCCGGATCCCGGGCCAATTCGCCGCGCCTGGCGCGGTACAAATCCCAGTAGCGCATCTTTGCCGGCACGAGCGCCAGCGAGCTCTTGCCGAGCTGGCTGTCGAACTGCTCCTGCATCTTGTCGGGATCGGTATCGGCCAGCATCGTGTCGAACGCCACCCGCATCCCGGCGAGCATCGCCAGCTGGTGGTCGCGGAGATCGTCGAAGGCGTCGGCAAACGCCTCCACCGGGCGCAGGTAGGCGGGGTTGCGCTTGACGAGGAGGTTGTGCAGCGCGTCCTCGACGTTGACCGAGAACTTCAGAGGGTTGTTGTCGGCCTGGCGGAAGATCGTCTGCTGCATCCGGAACTCTTCCTTGATGCGCTGGCGGGACTGGAGGACGTCCATCAGCCCGGCGACGACGACGTTGAGAATCTGCCCGATGTTGCGCGTCAGCTCCGGCGTCACGACCGCGTCGGGGATGCCGGCGCCGGCCAGCAGGTCGGCGAGATCCGACGGGGCGCGCGAGGCGGCCGCTGGCGTGCGCGGCCTCGGCGGCGGTGGTGACGCGACTGGCGCCGCGGCATGGGGCGGCTCAGACGGGAGCGGCGGAGCCGCCGGCGCCTTCGACGCCGGCGCGATCGGCGGACGCGTGCTTTCCGGATCCACGGGCGCGGCGACCGGCGGCGGGACCTCGCGCGGCGGCGGCAGGGGAGCACTCGCCGGGTCGGTGGGCGCCGAGAACAGATCGTCAGCCGGAGGAGGCGCGGGTGGCGCCGCGGGTTCTCTCCGAGCCACCGGGGGCGGCACCGGCACGGCTCCCGACGGCGGCCGCTGCGGATCCGATCCGCCGCTCTCGCGCCGCCGCCGCCACACCGCCGAGTCGCCCGGTCTTGGCCGCAGCGGCGCGGAAGACGGCGGCCGCGCCGGCGCGATCGGCGGGGCAATCGGCTCGATCGGATCGTCGGCGAGCGGGTTATAGCCGGCCGGAATTGCCGGCGCGGCGGCCGGCGTCTTCGGCGGCGGGCCCGGCGATGGCATGATCACCGGCGGTTGATAGTGCTGTCCCAGACTGCCGGGATCGTCCGAGGGCAGCTCGGCGCGCTTGCGCGGCGCCGGCGCACCGACCGGATCGAAGAACTTCAGCGGATCGACCTCTCCCGATTCCGCCCTGTCCGGGAGAATGGCGCCGCCGGGGAGCGGCGACGAGGAGGGCGCCGGCGTCAGCCGGAACGGATCGTCGTCGGCGAACGGATCGCCCGCCGGCGCGCGCGCCGCCCCTCCCTGGTCGATCCAGATCGTCATCTCGTACGGCTCGATGAAGAGCCGATCGCCGGACTTCAGCGGGTAGGGGCGATTGCGCACGAGGCGATTGTCGGGTGCGTTGACGCACACCCCGTTGCGGCTGGCGTCCTCGATGTAGAACGCGCCATTCGTGAAGGTGATGCGCGCGTGCAGGCCCGACACCTTGTTGTGCGGCAGCACCCAGGCGTTGGTGGCCGCCCGTCCGATGGTGCCGCCTTCCTCGCCGAAGACGTGGGTGGCGTCGGACGACCGAGCTCCCGTCGCGTCGCTCAATTCCAGGGTAAGGGTCACCGCCAAAGCGCCTCTGGCCGCCAGTGTACCGCATGCGCGGCGGCGCGCGCGGCGGCGCTGCCGGGCCGGTGGCATAATTGGCTGCGGTCCGAGGCCGGCAGGCCCATCTCGACGACTCACCAGCCGACGCCTGCCGCTGTCCCGACCCGTCGCGGCGCGATATGCAACGTTGCGTAATGGATACGTAGATTAACGTGAGGACCGCGATGGCTCGGAGCTCGGCGACGGCGCGGCGGCGGCAGGGCGCGGCCCTCGCGGGTGCCGGCACGCAGGGTGCAGGAGGCGGGGACGCGGCCGCGGACCGCCGGCACCTGCCCGGCAAAATCGCGCCCGCGCTCGACACGATTGTAAGCCGGTGTCTCATTTCAGCGGCGGGAGGATCGCATGAACCGTCTAGTCCACCTGATTGCGGCGTTGACGATGGTCGTCGCAGCGGCGGCCCCCGCCTCCGCCCAGACCCCGCCGCCGGCTGGCCATGTCAAGAACGTGTCGGGCTCGGTGACGATTGTCCGCGGCCGGGTCGCGACTCCGGCGAAGGCGGGCGACGCCGTCTACGCGAACGACACGCTGCGCACTGCCGCCGACGGCGCCGTCGGGATCACGCTGCGCGACGACACGCGCGTCTCGCTCGGGCCCGACAGCGAGCTGAACATCGATCACTACGTGTACGCGCCCGGCGAGGGCGGCCTGGGCATGGTGCTCAAGTTCGTGCGCGGCGTCGCGGTCTATGTGTCTGGCCGCATCGCGAAGCTCGCCCCCGATTCGATCCGGCTGGAAACGCCGTCGGCCATCGTCGGCGTCCGGGGCACGACCGTCGCCATCCGGGTCGGCGCCTAGCGGGGCGGCCGGCCGTCGTGGCTGGATGGCCCAAGCGGAGCGGATGGCTGCTCGGCGCACTGCTCGCATTGGTAGCGATGGCGGGCTGCGGAGCGAAGCGCGCCGCGCCGGCCGCGCCGGCGCAGCCTCCGGCCCCGGCGCTGATCGTGCTCCTGCCCGATCCCGAGACGCACGTCACCGGCCACATCCGCGTCGGCAACGAATTCGGGTCGATCGATCTCACGACGCCGCGGGCGTCGGTACGCACGACGGCGTCGGCCGCGCCAGGCCCGGCCGTGACCTTGACCGACGAGGAGGTCACCCGACTCTTCGGCGCGGCGCTCGCCGCGCTGCCGCCGTCGCCGCGGCACTTCACGTTGCAGTTCAAGTTCGAGTCCGACGCCTTGACCGACACCTCGGCGGCGCTCGTGCCCGACATCCTCGCCGCGGTGAAGGCGCTGCCGGTGCCCGAGGTGATGATCGTCGGGCACACCGACACCATGGGCGACCGGAAATCGAACGTCGCGCTCGGCCTCAAGCGCGCGACCGCGGTGCGCAGCATCCTGGAGCAGGCGGGCCTGTCGCCGACGCTCGTCGAGGTGACCTCGCACGGCGAAGCCGATCTACTCGTCAAGACGCCCGACAACACGCCGGAGCCGCGCAATCGCCGCGTCGAGATCACGGTGAGGTGAGCGTGCGGTGCTGAAGCTGACGGCCCCCCCGCGGCGTCGTCTCGTCCTGCTGAGCGGCGTCGTCCCCGTGCTGTTTGCGGCGATTCTCGCGATCTACCGTCCGCCGCTGTTCGCGCGTCTCGACGATGCGGTCTACGACATGGCCGTGCGATCGGCCGGGGTGCGCCCGCCGCTCGATCGCGTCGTCGTCGTGGACGTCGACGAGCGCAGTCTGGCCGCGGTCGGCCAGTGGCCGTGGCGGCGCGACGTCATGGGCCGGTTGATCGCCGGCATCCGCGAGGCCGGCGCCGCGGTGACCGCCATCGACGTCATCTTCGCCGAATCGGATCGCCACGATCTCGGTCCTGCGGCGCAGGGCCACGTCGATCCCGCTTCGCCCGACGCGGCGCTGGCCGGTGTGCTGCGCGACAGCGGCGCCGTGCTCGGCTACGGCTTGATGTTCGACGCCGGTGCGCCGGTCGGACGCGGGTGCGCGCTGCATCCGCTGCCGCTGGTCATCGTCAGGCCGGGCGGCGACGAAGAGACCGAGCCGTTCTTCCATGCGACCGGCGTCGTCTGCAATCTTCCGGTGCTGACCAACGCGGCCGCCCGGTCGGGATTCCTCAACGCCGCGCCTGACGCCGACGGCATCCTTCGGCGCGCGCCGCTCCTCGTCGGACTCGGCGGCCGCGTCTACCCGAGCCTGGCGCTGACCGCCTACGCCGCGCTCGCCGGCGACGCACATCCGACGCTGCGGGTAGCGACCGTGAATGCCGCGACGCTGTCGATCGGCGATCTCGCGATACCACTCGACGGCAAGGGCAACCTGCTGCTGGGGTTCCGCGGCAAGCGGCGGACGTTCCCGTACGTGTCGGCGGTCGACGTGATTAACGGGACCGTCCCGCGCGACGCGCTGCGCGGCCGTCTCGTGCTGGTCGGCACGACAGCACTCGGCACGCGTGAAGTGGTCGCCACGCCGTTCGACACGCAGTTCGTGGGCGTCGAAGTCCAGGCCACCGCCATCGACAACCTGCTGCAGCGTGATTTCGTCCACCGCTCGCCGTACGGCACGTCGATCGACACGGTGATCGTCGTCCTCGCCGGCGCCGCGGTGGCGACGCTCGTCGCGCTCTCGGGGGTGACCGCGGGCCTGCTCAGCGGCGCCGCGCTCGTCGTCGGGTTCTGGTGGGCTGGGACCTGGCTGCTGGCGACGCGCCATCTGTTCGTCTCGTCGCTGTCGCCGTCGGTGGCTGTCGTCGTCACGCTCGCGGTGACGACGCTGGCGCGATTCACCGTCGAGCGCGGCCGCGCCCGGCTCGCCGGTGCCGAGAAGACGACCGCGCAGCGATTGATGGTGCAGACACTGCTCTCGCTGACGGAAGTCCGCGACGCGGAGACCGGCCGCCATTCGCTGCGGACCCAGCAGTACGCGCGCCTGCTCGCCGAGCCGCTGGCCGCGCACCCGCGCTTTCACGACTTCCTGACCCACGAGCACATCGAGCTGCTCTGCCGCCTGGCGCCGCTCCACGACATCGGCAAGGTCGGCATTCCCGACCGCGTCCTCAACAAACCCGGACCGCTGACGCCAGAGGAATCGCTCGAGATGCGGCGGCATCCCGAGCTGGGGCGCGACGTGATCGTCCGCGCCGAGGCGCGGGTCGGCGTCCGCGACGACGCGACGCTGCAGATGGCCAAGGACATCGTCTACACCCATCACGAACGGTGGGACGGCAGCGGCTACCCGCGCGGCCTGCGCGCCACGCAGATTCCGATCGCCGGGCGGATCATGGCGCTCGTCGACGTCTACGACGCCACGCGTGCGCGATCGCTCTACCGTCCCTGCCTGTCACACCAGCAGGCGGTCGACCTCATCGTCGGCGGCCGCGAGACCCATTTCGATCCCGACGTCGTCGACGCCTTTCTGCGTGTGTCGAAAGCGTTCGAAGAAGTATCGATCGCTGTCGGCGCCGGGGCGTGAAGGGGCGCCGCAGTCGGTGCCGAGGGTGCTAATGGTGCCAAGGGGGCCAAGGGTGCAGGTGCGGAGGGTGCCAAGGGGCTAAGGGTGCTGGTGCCGGGGTGCTCAGGCGCCCTTGGCACCCGCACCATTAGCACCCCTTGGCACCATTAGCCCCCTTGGCACCCTCCGCACCAGCCCCTTGGCACCCTCGGCGCCGTTAGCACCCTTAGCACCTTCGCGCAGGCCCCTACAGCGTCCGCCGAGCCATCCACTCGCGGTAGAGCGAGTCGTTGACCGTGTAGCGGCCTGCCTCCTTCATGACGATGTCCTGCTTGACGAGCGCGGCCAGGGCCGTCTGGACGCTCGACGCGGCGGGCAGCCGATGCCGCAGCCGCACGCCGGCCGACAGCAGTTCGCGCCCCTCTTCGAGGACGATGGCGCGGAGCACGGCGCGCTGCGCGAGCGTGAGCCGCTGCCAGGCCTCTTCGAATACCGTGTGCTGCTCGTCGAGCAGCCGTCCGAGCGTCAGGTGCAGATCGTCGAGTCCGGCGGTCCGTCTTCCCGCCGCGCGGACGTCGTCCCACGCTTCGTGCGCCAGACGCTGCACGTCGTAAGGCACGTTGCCGGCGAGCTCGACGATCGCCGCGCCGAGCCCGTCCTCGACGCGGATGCCGGTGCGCGAGAACTTCGTCTCGATGAACGCCGCGAACAGCCGCTCGTCGATCCTGCCGAGACGGATCACCGGACCGGCCTTGTAGAACGGCCGCCGCGGCGTCAACATCCGTTCCATCAGCGACGGCTCCGATCCGGCAAAGACGTAGCCGACCGATCGCTGTTCCTGCACGGCGGCCCGCAGCGCCTGCTCGACGTTGCCGCCGTCGAAGGCGGCGATCGCCTGGAATTCGTCGAGCGCGACCGCCAATCGCTGCCGGCGAACCTCGGCGAGGCGGCCCGGGAGGGCGAAGACTTCCGCCGCCAGTCGTGCCGCGTCGCGCGGCGAGCGCACCCCGGGGAAGGTGAGGGCGACGCGCGACGGGCCGCTGCTGTCGATGCGCAGCTCGGGGCGCACGCCATTCAGCAGCTGCGCCGCCCACCGGCGCAGCCCGCCGACCGGCGTATCGGCGGCGAGCAGCAGCGCGCGGGCGTAGGCTTCGAGGAACGCGACATACGAGCTCGAGGCGGCGACCGTCACCTCGATGGTCAGGAGTCCCTCGGCGGCGAGCGTCTTCATGACGCCGCGGATGAGCGACGACTTGCCGTAGCGCCGCGGCGAGATCAGAAACACCTTCTGACCTTCCGCCAGATCGCGCCGCAGGCGGTCCCGCTCCGTTTCGCGATCGGCGAAGGCCGAGGCGGGGATCACTTCGCCGTAGACGAACGGGTTGACCGTGCCCATGACGGCAGTATACGTGATCGTTATGCAGTTCTGCGTAATCGAGCCGGCCGCCGCCCCTAGAGCGCCGCCAGCGCCGCCGCGGTGACGCCGGCGGTGGTGCCGTGGCCGCCCAGATCGGGCGTCAGCGCGCCGCCGTCGGCGAGCACCGACCGCACGGCCTGCTCGACGCGCGCGGCGGCGAGGGTCTCGCCGAGGAACTCGAGGAGCATCGCGCCGGCCAGCATCGCCGCCAGCGGGTTGGCGACGCCCTTGCCCGCGATGTCCGGCGCCGAGCCGTGGACGGGCTCGAACAGCGACGGCGCGGTGCGCGCCGGGTTGAGATTGGCGCTCGGCGCCAGTCCGAGGCTGCCGGTGATCGCCGCGCTCAGGTCGGTGAGGATGTCCCCGAACAGGTTCGACGCGACCATCACGTCGAAGTCGATCGGCCGCCGCACCAGGTCCATGCACGCGGCATCGACGAGCAGCGACTCGGTGCGGATGTCGGGGAAGTCGCGGGCGACGGCGCTGAACACCCGATCCCAGAACGCCATGCTGTAGCCCTGCGCGTTCGATTTGGTCACCGAGGTGACGAGCCGCTTGCCGTGCCGGCGCCGCGCCAGCTCGAACGCGAAGCGGATCACCCGTTCGGTGCCGTGCCGGGTGAACGTCGCCGTCTGCATCGCGACTTCGAAGGGCGTGTCTGGGTAGAGCCCGCCGCCGATCTGTGCGTATTCCCCCTCGGTGTTCTCGCGGACCACGACGAAGTCGATGTCGCCGCCGTTACGGCCCACCAGCGGCCCCCGCACCCCCGGGTAGAGCACCGCCGGCCGCACGCAGGCGTACTGATCGAAGCCGCGGCGGATCGGCAGCAACAGGCCGTTCAGCGTGACGTTGTCCTGGATGCGCGGGTCGCCGACCGCGCCGAACAGGATGGCGTCGAACGGCCGGAGCAGATCGAGCGCGTTCTCCGGCATCATCCGCCCGTGATCGAGATAGTGCTGCGAGCCCCATGGAAAGTGCTGCCACTCGCAGCGGAAGCCGCCTGCGGCGGCGGCGTCGAGCACGGCGATCGCCGCGGGCGTCACTTCCTGGCCGATCCCGTCGCCGGGGATGACGGCGATGCGATACGTCTTCATGCGATGCTCACCACAAGCCCAAGACCTTCCACCAGAGAAACCCGATCGGCAGCCAGATCGCCAGGTGCGCGAGCGACACGATGAAGCCGATCCGCCACCACGCCGGCTGCGACACATACCCGGCGCCGAACACGATCGGCGCCGGCCCTGTCCCGTAGTGCGTCATCGCGGCGTTGACGTTCGACAGCACGCCGAATGCCACGGCCGCGACGAGCGGCGGCGCGCCGAGCGCCATCGCCGTCGCGAAGAACGCCGGAAACATCGCCGTGACGTGCGCGACCAGGCTCGCGAACGCGTAGTGCGCGTAAAGATACACGATGAGCATGACGACGAGCGCCCACCACCAGGGCCAGCCGTGGACGGCCGTCGCCAGCCCCTGCGCGAAGGCCTTCGGGAAGCCCGCCTTCTCGAGCTGACCCGCGAGCATCATCAGGCCGCCGAACCAGACGAACACGTCCCACGCGCTTTTTTCTTCGATGATGTCGCGCCACTCGAGCACGCCGACGAGGAGCAGCATCGCCACGCCGAGCATGGCGGCCGTGGTCGGCGAGATCGCGAGCCAGTCGCCGGCGATCCAGAGCGCCAGCACCACGCTGAAGACGATCAACATGCCGCGCTCCCGTCCCGACAACGGACCCATCGCCGCAAGCCGCTCCGCGGCAAGCGTGCGGGCGGCCGCGGTATCGGTGCGTTCCGGCGGCGACAGGCGGTAGACGAGGTACGGAATGGCGATGAGCGCGACGATGCCGGGAACCGAGGCCGCCACCGCCCATAGCGTCCAGGTCAGCCGCACCGCGGATCCCTGTCGCACGATGTCGGCGACGAGCGGATTGGGGGCGCACGCCGTCAGGAACATCGCCGAGACGACGAGGTCGCCGTGATAGAGCGTGAGCAGCAGGAAGCTGCCGATGCGCGACGCGGTAGGGCCCGGTTCCGAGTCGAAGACGCGCGCGACGTTGAGCGTGATGGGGAAAAGGATGCCGCCGGCGCGCGCCGTGTTCGACGCCGTCATCGGCGCCATCACGAGATCGGCGAGGACGATCGAATAGCCGAGGCCGAGCGGGCTGCCGCCGACCCGCTTCACGATGCCGTAGGCGATGCGCTCGCCGAGGCGCGTGACGACCAGCCCGCGCGCGAAGAGAAACGCCGCCAGGATCAGCCAGACGGTGACATTGGCGTAGCCCGAGAGCCCGTCC encodes:
- the icmH gene encoding type IVB secretion system protein IcmH/DotU; this encodes MADNDDPFQPSDLTHRPRPGAGRRGMPDPPTHRGPAVRPADVEAIPDAARASLGLGLNPLVQAAIPLLLLTGQLRSAPAAMDVAGLRRHVLEEIRRFEDQARAAGIRTEIVLAARYAICAALDEAVLSTPWGAQSEWSQHPVLVALHREAWGGEKFFEMLTRISADPARHLDLLELQHLILALGFTGKYQMVDRGQEQLQDLQHELFRTIRGLRGAASPELSLKWRGLEDQRNRLIRYVPWWVIAAAAAVILTAAFVYYRSALSDQADPLQAQLAHVGIEDFAVPPPPAPVAGPTLKRLLAPQEAAGALRVDEDGGRTVITLPSGDLFGSGSATVNPAYEATLDRITAALNQVPGRVLIVGHTDDQPIRSFQFHDNFELSRERAVSVANILKKAINNPARLTWQGMGSSEPKYRPESAPENRARNRRVEIIHLREG
- the tssK gene encoding type VI secretion system baseplate subunit TssK, whose amino-acid sequence is MSAHNRVVWSEGLFLQPQHFQQQDRYFERYVEARCQSLIPYSWGFTEVEFERDFLKIGKIGLRRLAGVLPDGTPFRMPDDDPLPPPLDVGADLRDERIHLAVPLRRAGEVESGRTAGVNDLIRQEVREFQVANVAAGGGEPATVEVSALRTRLLPQREVTEAYACIPLARVVECRADQQVVLDDAFIPTILQLRAATRLATLATELLGLFHQRGEALGGRVAATSRGAASELADFLMLQAINRYEPVLAHFADTAAVHPEALYRFCVAAAGELATFTTTAKRTPKFPMYRHDHLKETFDPVIASLRESMSKVMTQNAIPIPLEPRKFGISVAIVPDRSLLTSAVFILAAHADGPAETLRQRFPAQVKIAPAERIGDLVRQGLPGVPVVAMPVAPRQIPYHAGYAYFELDQSHELWDQMKGSGGVAIYVSGDFPGLAMEFWAIRG
- the tagH gene encoding type VI secretion system-associated FHA domain protein TagH — encoded protein: MTLTLELSDATGARSSDATHVFGEEGGTIGRAATNAWVLPHNKVSGLHARITFTNGAFYIEDASRNGVCVNAPDNRLVRNRPYPLKSGDRLFIEPYEMTIWIDQGGAARAPAGDPFADDDPFRLTPAPSSSPLPGGAILPDRAESGEVDPLKFFDPVGAPAPRKRAELPSDDPGSLGQHYQPPVIMPSPGPPPKTPAAAPAIPAGYNPLADDPIEPIAPPIAPARPPSSAPLRPRPGDSAVWRRRRESGGSDPQRPPSGAVPVPPPVARREPAAPPAPPPADDLFSAPTDPASAPLPPPREVPPPVAAPVDPESTRPPIAPASKAPAAPPLPSEPPHAAAPVASPPPPRPRTPAAASRAPSDLADLLAGAGIPDAVVTPELTRNIGQILNVVVAGLMDVLQSRQRIKEEFRMQQTIFRQADNNPLKFSVNVEDALHNLLVKRNPAYLRPVEAFADAFDDLRDHQLAMLAGMRVAFDTMLADTDPDKMQEQFDSQLGKSSLALVPAKMRYWDLYRARRGELARDPEAAFERLFGEQFRKAYEEQFRQLKAQRHARGSRDGSDPGDERS
- a CDS encoding FecR domain-containing protein codes for the protein MNRLVHLIAALTMVVAAAAPASAQTPPPAGHVKNVSGSVTIVRGRVATPAKAGDAVYANDTLRTAADGAVGITLRDDTRVSLGPDSELNIDHYVYAPGEGGLGMVLKFVRGVAVYVSGRIAKLAPDSIRLETPSAIVGVRGTTVAIRVGA
- a CDS encoding OmpA family protein, with amino-acid sequence MAGWPKRSGWLLGALLALVAMAGCGAKRAAPAAPAQPPAPALIVLLPDPETHVTGHIRVGNEFGSIDLTTPRASVRTTASAAPGPAVTLTDEEVTRLFGAALAALPPSPRHFTLQFKFESDALTDTSAALVPDILAAVKALPVPEVMIVGHTDTMGDRKSNVALGLKRATAVRSILEQAGLSPTLVEVTSHGEADLLVKTPDNTPEPRNRRVEITVR
- a CDS encoding CHASE2 domain-containing protein, which encodes MLKLTAPPRRRLVLLSGVVPVLFAAILAIYRPPLFARLDDAVYDMAVRSAGVRPPLDRVVVVDVDERSLAAVGQWPWRRDVMGRLIAGIREAGAAVTAIDVIFAESDRHDLGPAAQGHVDPASPDAALAGVLRDSGAVLGYGLMFDAGAPVGRGCALHPLPLVIVRPGGDEETEPFFHATGVVCNLPVLTNAAARSGFLNAAPDADGILRRAPLLVGLGGRVYPSLALTAYAALAGDAHPTLRVATVNAATLSIGDLAIPLDGKGNLLLGFRGKRRTFPYVSAVDVINGTVPRDALRGRLVLVGTTALGTREVVATPFDTQFVGVEVQATAIDNLLQRDFVHRSPYGTSIDTVIVVLAGAAVATLVALSGVTAGLLSGAALVVGFWWAGTWLLATRHLFVSSLSPSVAVVVTLAVTTLARFTVERGRARLAGAEKTTAQRLMVQTLLSLTEVRDAETGRHSLRTQQYARLLAEPLAAHPRFHDFLTHEHIELLCRLAPLHDIGKVGIPDRVLNKPGPLTPEESLEMRRHPELGRDVIVRAEARVGVRDDATLQMAKDIVYTHHERWDGSGYPRGLRATQIPIAGRIMALVDVYDATRARSLYRPCLSHQQAVDLIVGGRETHFDPDVVDAFLRVSKAFEEVSIAVGAGA
- a CDS encoding 3-isopropylmalate dehydrogenase: MKTYRIAVIPGDGIGQEVTPAAIAVLDAAAAGGFRCEWQHFPWGSQHYLDHGRMMPENALDLLRPFDAILFGAVGDPRIQDNVTLNGLLLPIRRGFDQYACVRPAVLYPGVRGPLVGRNGGDIDFVVVRENTEGEYAQIGGGLYPDTPFEVAMQTATFTRHGTERVIRFAFELARRRHGKRLVTSVTKSNAQGYSMAFWDRVFSAVARDFPDIRTESLLVDAACMDLVRRPIDFDVMVASNLFGDILTDLSAAITGSLGLAPSANLNPARTAPSLFEPVHGSAPDIAGKGVANPLAAMLAGAMLLEFLGETLAAARVEQAVRSVLADGGALTPDLGGHGTTAGVTAAALAAL
- a CDS encoding DASS family sodium-coupled anion symporter — encoded protein: MPSSWRWIVPLATAGLIWVLPHGHFDTRSWSLLCLFAAAICALITRPVAAGALMIGTIAMGALLRLFSIQDGLSGYANVTVWLILAAFLFARGLVVTRLGERIAYGIVKRVGGSPLGLGYSIVLADLVMAPMTASNTARAGGILFPITLNVARVFDSEPGPTASRIGSFLLLTLYHGDLVVSAMFLTACAPNPLVADIVRQGSAVRLTWTLWAVAASVPGIVALIAIPYLVYRLSPPERTDTAAARTLAAERLAAMGPLSGRERGMLIVFSVVLALWIAGDWLAISPTTAAMLGVAMLLLVGVLEWRDIIEEKSAWDVFVWFGGLMMLAGQLEKAGFPKAFAQGLATAVHGWPWWWALVVMLIVYLYAHYAFASLVAHVTAMFPAFFATAMALGAPPLVAAVAFGVLSNVNAAMTHYGTGPAPIVFGAGYVSQPAWWRIGFIVSLAHLAIWLPIGFLWWKVLGLW